One Polaribacter sp. SA4-12 genomic window carries:
- a CDS encoding cyclase family protein, whose product MKAVIEYNSRKITINVSEPIDISIPIDMTKENVNAWGIDDPKIEVEKFDDYEVSVANGAVVNFNSISFNPHSHITHTECVGHITKEVHSINKNLKHYFFVAEVVTVAPEQIGKDFVISEKQLKTALRNKKRDAIIIRTLPNLSDKKSTRYFNTNPAYLSETAAIYLVEKGIKHLLVDLPSVDKEKDGGKLVVHNTFWNTKGALRMDATITEFIFVPNDVEDGEYLLNLMIAPFENDATPSKPILYKIIK is encoded by the coding sequence ATGAAAGCAGTTATAGAATACAATTCTAGAAAAATCACCATAAATGTTTCAGAACCAATTGATATTTCAATTCCAATTGATATGACAAAAGAGAACGTTAATGCTTGGGGAATTGATGATCCTAAAATTGAAGTAGAAAAATTTGATGATTATGAAGTTAGTGTTGCAAACGGCGCAGTTGTTAACTTTAACAGCATCAGTTTTAATCCACATTCTCATATTACACATACAGAATGTGTGGGGCATATTACCAAAGAAGTACATTCTATAAATAAAAATTTAAAGCATTATTTCTTCGTTGCAGAAGTTGTAACAGTTGCTCCAGAACAAATAGGAAAGGATTTTGTTATTTCTGAAAAACAGCTAAAAACGGCATTAAGAAATAAAAAAAGAGATGCTATTATTATTAGAACACTTCCAAATTTATCTGATAAAAAATCAACGAGATATTTTAATACAAATCCAGCTTATTTATCTGAAACAGCAGCTATTTATTTAGTTGAAAAAGGAATAAAACATTTGCTAGTAGATTTACCATCTGTTGATAAAGAAAAAGATGGCGGTAAATTAGTTGTTCATAACACTTTTTGGAATACTAAAGGAGCGCTAAGAATGGATGCTACAATCACTGAGTTTATATTTGTACCAAATGACGTTGAAGATGGTGAGTATTTGTTAAACTTAATGATTGCTCCTTTCGAAAATGATGCAACGCCAAGTAAACCTATTTTATATAAAATTATAAAGTAA
- a CDS encoding CorA family divalent cation transporter, whose product MKNQFLDNTSIISYSDKNYEKTNFSTISEIELTKNNGLIKWLNTYGINYNEEFKAVVNQNKLDDFLIKLLMDEDHPNKVILLEDLLFITIRVLKTENQTFDSEQMFFIVSSDFLWSIQEKSGDYFSWIRERLEGNKGLVRKKSADYLLFLVLESIIDNYQDTYQENAELSSDRLRSTNIKPTPEFTSLVEKRKQELFNFKKATIGLKDVIIKLEKTEIKDLDNKYFSELKEQTNNLISNIDFELQELESKINLIFSIQGHRLNEVMKTLTILSVVFIPLTFLAGIYGMNFENIPELKFKYSYFILLGVMVIITLISVWYFKRKKWF is encoded by the coding sequence ATGAAAAATCAATTTTTAGACAATACATCTATTATAAGTTATTCTGATAAGAATTATGAAAAGACAAATTTTTCTACAATTTCAGAAATTGAATTGACAAAGAATAATGGTTTAATAAAATGGTTAAACACTTATGGAATTAATTATAATGAAGAGTTTAAAGCGGTTGTTAATCAAAATAAATTAGACGATTTTTTAATTAAATTGTTGATGGATGAAGATCATCCTAACAAAGTTATTTTATTAGAAGATTTGTTATTTATAACAATTCGTGTTCTAAAAACTGAAAACCAAACATTCGATTCTGAACAAATGTTTTTTATTGTTTCTTCTGATTTTTTATGGTCAATTCAAGAAAAATCTGGAGATTATTTTAGTTGGATTCGCGAACGTTTAGAAGGAAATAAAGGTCTTGTTAGAAAAAAAAGTGCCGATTATTTATTGTTTTTAGTCCTTGAATCTATTATTGATAATTACCAAGATACGTATCAGGAAAATGCTGAATTAAGTTCAGACAGGTTGCGTTCTACCAATATAAAACCAACACCTGAATTTACTTCTTTGGTTGAAAAAAGAAAGCAAGAATTATTCAACTTTAAAAAAGCAACAATTGGTTTAAAAGATGTAATTATAAAGTTAGAAAAAACAGAAATTAAAGATTTAGACAATAAATATTTTAGTGAATTAAAAGAACAAACCAATAATCTAATTTCTAACATAGATTTTGAATTACAAGAGTTAGAAAGTAAGATAAATTTAATATTCAGTATTCAAGGACATCGTTTAAATGAAGTGATGAAAACACTTACAATTCTGTCTGTAGTTTTTATTCCATTAACTTTTTTAGCAGGAATTTACGGAATGAATTTCGAGAACATTCCTGAATTAAAATTTAAGTATAGTTATTTTATTTTATTAGGTGTAATGGTTATTATTACCTTAATCTCTGTTTGGTATTTTAAACGTAAAAAGTGGTTTTAA
- a CDS encoding MmcQ/YjbR family DNA-binding protein, with protein MHIEQLRDFCIAKKGVTEHFPFDETTLVFKVMSKMFALTGLNNWEKGEAKINLKCDPDKAEELRGEYEGVNPGFHMNKRLWNTVTINSSDVSDDLVRELINHSYDLVVKGLTKKLQKELEEL; from the coding sequence ATGCACATAGAACAATTAAGAGATTTTTGCATTGCCAAAAAAGGAGTAACAGAACATTTTCCTTTTGATGAAACTACACTTGTTTTTAAAGTGATGTCTAAAATGTTTGCACTTACTGGTTTAAATAATTGGGAAAAAGGCGAGGCGAAAATCAATTTAAAATGTGATCCTGATAAAGCAGAAGAATTACGAGGAGAATACGAAGGTGTAAATCCTGGTTTTCATATGAACAAGAGACTTTGGAACACTGTTACCATAAATTCTAGCGATGTTTCAGACGATTTGGTAAGAGAACTTATCAATCATTCTTATGATTTAGTTGTAAAAGGTTTGACCAAAAAACTACAAAAGGAATTAGAAGAATTATAA
- a CDS encoding DUF3781 domain-containing protein, producing MNKNEILKNHCYTKLVYERINKKLKTNFSNDESEILIKKVLEETVIENYIKKGKNFYISNNQYNIRITINSNTFRVITVDRILNL from the coding sequence ATGAATAAGAATGAAATTTTAAAGAATCATTGTTATACAAAACTTGTTTATGAAAGGATAAACAAGAAATTAAAAACCAATTTTTCTAATGATGAAAGTGAAATTCTTATCAAAAAAGTATTAGAAGAAACAGTCATAGAAAACTATATAAAAAAAGGAAAGAATTTTTATATTTCGAACAATCAATATAATATTAGAATTACGATTAATTCTAATACTTTTAGAGTGATAACTGTAGATAGAATTCTTAATTTATAA
- a CDS encoding 5-formyltetrahydrofolate cyclo-ligase encodes MKKKELRKIYKQKRKDLSAVEVENLQENIYQQVFEFDFSKINTIHIFLSIERLLEINTNPIIDFLLLKNKTIVVSVSDFSTNTLTHFLFDRKTKLKVSSFGIPEPINGIEIDPKKIDLVFVPLLISDEKKYRVGYGKGFYDRFLAECKPDVKTIGLNFFQPIDRIEDTNEFDIPLHQVIYPK; translated from the coding sequence ATGAAAAAGAAAGAACTTAGAAAAATATACAAACAAAAACGTAAAGATTTATCTGCTGTTGAGGTTGAAAATCTTCAAGAAAATATATATCAACAAGTTTTTGAATTCGATTTTTCTAAAATAAATACAATTCATATTTTTCTATCAATAGAAAGATTGTTAGAGATAAATACAAACCCAATCATCGATTTTTTATTATTAAAAAACAAAACGATTGTTGTTAGTGTCAGTGATTTTTCTACAAATACATTAACCCATTTTTTGTTTGATAGAAAGACAAAATTAAAAGTAAGTTCGTTCGGTATTCCAGAACCCATAAACGGAATAGAAATCGATCCTAAAAAAATAGATTTAGTATTTGTTCCTTTATTAATTTCTGATGAAAAAAAATATAGAGTTGGTTACGGAAAAGGTTTTTATGACCGATTTCTTGCGGAATGCAAACCGGATGTTAAAACCATTGGTTTAAACTTTTTTCAGCCAATTGATAGGATTGAAGATACTAACGAATTTGATATTCCTTTACATCAAGTAATCTATCCGAAGTAA
- the ade gene encoding adenine deaminase, translating to MIVQGNIVDIQNKRIYKGEIEVVNGKIASLKEVNHNQENYILPGFVDAHIHIESSMLVPSEFAKIAVKHGTVATVSDPHEIANVLGVKGVEFMIENGKKVPLKFNFGAPSCVPATSFESAGAIIDADDIKLMMENPDIKYLAEMMNYPGVLFDDAEVLAKIQHSKNNNKPIDGHAPGLRGDDVTKYISAGISTDHECFSYDEALEKLQKGMKVIIREGSAAKNFEALIALLPEHFENMMFCSDDKHPDDLLLGHINQLCERALAKGIDVYKVLQAACVNPVKHYNLDVGLLQKGDDADFIVVDSLEKFNVLETYINGDLVAKDGESFVKSVPFEVLNNFDTDKKNVTDFRFDSNVEKIRVIEALDGELVTNQIEEDSLIVDGNLVSNTATDILKMTVVNRYKNDEPAIAFIKNFGLKEGAIASSVGHDSHNIIAVGVSDEDICRAVNLIIENRGGVCAVNAKEEKIVSLPVAGIMSDLSAEEIGKSYAELDKMAKQMGSKLRAPYMSLSFMALLVIPSLKLSDKGLFDGTSFKFTSLEIR from the coding sequence ATGATTGTACAAGGAAATATAGTAGACATACAGAACAAACGAATTTACAAAGGAGAAATTGAAGTTGTAAACGGAAAAATAGCTTCTTTAAAAGAAGTGAATCACAACCAAGAAAATTACATTTTACCAGGTTTTGTAGATGCACATATTCACATAGAAAGTTCTATGTTAGTTCCTTCAGAATTTGCAAAAATTGCTGTAAAACACGGTACAGTTGCAACCGTTTCTGATCCACATGAAATTGCCAATGTTTTAGGAGTAAAAGGAGTAGAGTTTATGATTGAAAACGGAAAGAAAGTTCCGTTGAAATTCAATTTTGGCGCTCCAAGTTGTGTGCCTGCAACTTCTTTTGAAAGTGCTGGCGCAATTATAGATGCTGATGACATTAAATTGATGATGGAAAATCCTGATATCAAGTATTTAGCAGAAATGATGAATTATCCAGGTGTTTTATTTGATGATGCTGAGGTTTTAGCTAAAATTCAACATTCAAAAAATAATAACAAACCCATTGATGGTCATGCGCCTGGTTTAAGAGGAGATGATGTTACTAAATATATTTCTGCAGGAATTTCTACAGATCATGAGTGTTTTTCTTATGATGAAGCTTTAGAAAAGTTACAGAAAGGAATGAAGGTTATTATTAGAGAAGGTTCTGCAGCAAAAAACTTTGAAGCTTTAATAGCTTTATTACCAGAACATTTTGAAAATATGATGTTTTGTTCTGATGATAAACATCCAGATGATTTATTATTAGGTCATATAAATCAATTGTGTGAAAGAGCACTCGCCAAAGGAATTGATGTTTATAAAGTATTACAAGCAGCTTGTGTAAACCCTGTTAAACATTATAATTTAGATGTTGGTTTGTTACAAAAAGGAGATGATGCAGATTTTATTGTAGTTGATAGTTTAGAGAAATTTAATGTTTTAGAAACGTATATAAATGGTGATTTAGTTGCCAAAGACGGAGAGAGTTTTGTAAAATCTGTTCCTTTTGAAGTTTTAAATAACTTTGATACTGATAAAAAGAACGTAACCGATTTTAGATTTGATTCTAATGTTGAAAAAATTAGAGTTATTGAAGCTTTAGATGGAGAATTAGTAACGAATCAGATTGAAGAAGATTCTTTAATTGTTGATGGAAATTTAGTTTCTAATACAGCCACAGATATTTTAAAAATGACAGTTGTAAATCGTTATAAAAACGATGAGCCAGCAATCGCATTTATAAAGAATTTCGGATTAAAAGAAGGCGCAATTGCAAGTTCTGTTGGTCACGATTCTCATAATATTATTGCCGTTGGTGTTTCTGATGAAGATATTTGTAGAGCCGTAAATTTAATTATAGAAAATAGAGGTGGAGTTTGTGCTGTAAATGCAAAAGAAGAAAAAATAGTTTCATTACCAGTTGCAGGAATTATGTCTGATTTATCTGCAGAGGAAATTGGTAAATCATATGCTGAGTTAGATAAAATGGCAAAACAAATGGGAAGTAAATTACGTGCTCCTTATATGAGTTTGTCTTTTATGGCTTTATTGGTAATTCCGTCTTTAAAATTATCGGACAAAGGTTTGTTCGATGGAACTTCTTTTAAATTTACTTCTTTAGAGATAAGATAA
- a CDS encoding GIY-YIG nuclease family protein, whose product MKTIHQYYVYLLASKIRGTLYIGVTNDLQRRVYEHKMGIKKGFTFKYGVNRLVYFETFQNIEEAIVREKKLKKWNRSWKIELIEKENASWQDLAKDWYDNLLID is encoded by the coding sequence ATGAAAACAATTCATCAATATTACGTTTATTTATTAGCAAGTAAAATTAGAGGTACTTTATATATTGGTGTTACAAATGATTTACAAAGAAGAGTTTACGAACACAAAATGGGAATCAAAAAAGGTTTTACGTTCAAATATGGAGTAAATAGATTGGTATATTTTGAAACGTTTCAAAATATTGAAGAAGCTATTGTTAGAGAAAAGAAATTAAAAAAATGGAATAGAAGTTGGAAAATAGAATTGATAGAAAAGGAGAATGCCAGTTGGCAAGATTTAGCAAAAGATTGGTATGATAACCTTTTAATAGATTAG
- a CDS encoding GNAT family N-acetyltransferase — translation MKLESERLIIRDIKISDAPFYFELFNNPEWIYFISDKSLNSIDETATYLKKMQLENSKLGGLGFFTVILKETNEALGVSTALQRDKLEFVDIGYGFLPKGRGKGYAAEATKLIIEYVRATFRQKKVFAFTKPDNVNSQKLLKKLDFKFIGLQEVFGDEKDAVFEYAF, via the coding sequence ATGAAATTAGAAAGCGAAAGGTTAATTATTAGAGATATTAAAATAAGTGATGCTCCATTTTATTTTGAATTGTTCAATAATCCAGAATGGATTTATTTTATAAGTGATAAAAGCTTAAATTCTATTGATGAAACTGCTACTTATCTAAAAAAGATGCAGCTTGAAAACTCAAAATTAGGCGGATTGGGTTTCTTTACCGTAATCTTAAAAGAAACCAACGAAGCACTTGGGGTTTCTACAGCATTGCAAAGAGACAAATTAGAATTTGTAGATATTGGTTATGGCTTTTTACCTAAAGGAAGAGGAAAAGGCTATGCAGCAGAGGCTACAAAGTTAATTATAGAATATGTTCGTGCTACTTTTAGACAAAAAAAAGTATTCGCTTTTACGAAACCTGATAATGTGAATTCTCAAAAATTATTAAAAAAATTAGACTTTAAATTTATTGGGTTACAAGAAGTTTTTGGCGACGAAAAAGATGCTGTTTTTGAGTATGCCTTTTAG
- a CDS encoding PhnA domain-containing protein has translation MSLQQDLESRSGSQCELCASKDNLAIYEVKPTSTVGGSGVDGSLLACETCRTQIDSAEDTEANHWRCLNDSMWSEHRAVKVVAWRMLSRLRNEGWPKDLLDMMYLEDDDLRFAKESGDHLDDSEKIIHRDANGAILQAGDSVVLIKDLKVKGSSLVAKQGTAVRRISLDHENAKHIEGKVGPTQIVIITDFVKKMPEKE, from the coding sequence ATGAGTTTACAACAAGATTTAGAAAGTAGAAGTGGAAGTCAATGCGAATTATGTGCTTCAAAAGATAATTTAGCAATTTACGAAGTAAAACCAACATCTACCGTTGGTGGTAGTGGAGTTGACGGAAGTTTACTTGCTTGTGAAACTTGTAGAACTCAAATTGATAGTGCAGAAGATACAGAAGCAAACCACTGGCGTTGTTTAAACGATTCTATGTGGAGTGAACACAGAGCTGTAAAAGTAGTTGCTTGGAGAATGTTATCTCGTTTAAGAAACGAGGGCTGGCCAAAAGATTTACTAGATATGATGTATTTAGAAGATGATGATTTACGTTTTGCAAAAGAATCTGGAGATCATTTAGATGACAGTGAAAAAATTATTCACAGAGATGCAAACGGAGCAATTTTACAAGCAGGAGATTCTGTAGTTTTAATTAAAGATTTAAAAGTAAAAGGATCTAGTTTGGTTGCCAAACAAGGTACAGCAGTTCGTAGAATTTCTTTAGATCACGAAAACGCGAAACATATTGAAGGTAAAGTAGGACCAACGCAAATTGTAATTATTACAGATTTCGTTAAGAAAATGCCAGAAAAGGAGTAG
- a CDS encoding DUF4407 domain-containing protein, which yields MLKKFFITCSGVDKTILNNCSDGEQNKYVGIGATVFFTAVMATIAGSYALFTVFDNLYGAIFFGSIWGLLIFNLDRFIVSTIKKSDSKWKEFSQASPRIILAVIIAIVISKPLELKLFEKEINQVLLTEKNQMTLDNKTQIAEQFTPEIVKINSEIDGLKQEITTQESKTNALYETYISEAEGRKGTKLLGKGPVYKEKRIKHDAALTELNQLKKDNADKISTKETAIIDIQKKQEVYESKTQPIIANFDGLMARINALGKLPWLPSFFIFLLFLAIETSPIFAKLISPKGEYDFKLQDEESAVKTWVKQQVQQREEMLKADIIINNKVYKDITEEEELHAYKQKMARDLMKLQADSFYKKQQKML from the coding sequence GTGCTTAAAAAATTCTTTATTACTTGTTCTGGAGTAGATAAAACGATTCTAAATAATTGTTCTGATGGCGAACAAAATAAATACGTTGGTATTGGCGCTACTGTATTTTTCACAGCTGTTATGGCTACAATTGCTGGAAGTTATGCACTATTTACAGTTTTTGATAACTTGTACGGTGCCATTTTCTTTGGAAGTATCTGGGGATTGTTAATCTTTAATTTAGACCGGTTTATTGTTTCTACAATTAAAAAGTCAGATTCTAAGTGGAAAGAATTTTCACAAGCTTCACCAAGAATTATTTTGGCAGTTATTATTGCGATTGTAATTTCTAAACCTTTAGAATTAAAGTTGTTTGAGAAAGAAATCAATCAGGTTTTATTGACAGAAAAAAACCAAATGACGTTGGATAATAAAACTCAGATTGCTGAACAATTTACGCCTGAAATTGTGAAAATAAATTCAGAAATTGATGGATTAAAACAAGAAATCACAACTCAAGAATCAAAAACCAATGCTTTGTATGAAACGTATATTTCTGAGGCAGAAGGCAGAAAAGGAACCAAATTATTAGGAAAAGGTCCTGTTTATAAAGAAAAACGAATAAAACACGACGCTGCTTTAACGGAACTGAATCAGCTTAAAAAAGACAATGCTGATAAAATAAGCACGAAAGAAACAGCAATTATAGACATACAAAAGAAACAAGAAGTATACGAAAGTAAAACACAACCTATCATTGCAAATTTTGATGGTTTAATGGCGAGAATAAATGCTCTTGGTAAATTACCTTGGTTGCCATCGTTCTTTATATTCTTATTGTTTTTAGCTATTGAAACGTCGCCAATATTTGCAAAATTAATTTCACCAAAAGGTGAATATGATTTTAAACTTCAAGATGAAGAAAGTGCTGTAAAAACGTGGGTAAAACAACAAGTTCAGCAAAGAGAAGAAATGCTGAAAGCAGATATTATTATAAATAACAAAGTTTATAAAGATATTACTGAAGAGGAAGAACTACATGCTTATAAACAAAAAATGGCTCGCGATTTAATGAAATTGCAAGCCGATTCTTTTTATAAAAAACAACAAAAAATGTTGTAG
- a CDS encoding M56 family metallopeptidase, with translation MVLYLLKSAGCLALLLAFYHLVLEREKMHKFNRFYLLGSVLFSFLVPAFVIYIEAIPKIITSTHSISYSTLETPVEKSINYTLIFTSIYFIISSVFTFRFGKNLFKIINKIKRNQHQKLDYATLVLVDDKILPHSFLNYIFINKEEYISDKIEPELITHELTHVNQKHTIDVLIVEFLYILFWINPLFIILKKAIQLNHEFLADNKVIATYKNTSQYQHLLLGKAAWNNEYYLASNLNYSLTKKRLTMMTTKSSNSKILIKKLAIIPLLAGFIFLFAKRVEAKNDNSISISDLKISEINKDTIPSNVEIKYEKLSATKSEVREYKKLLAKGKKAKIFKQKDVLKLQYLYKVMSEKQKNSVENVFDVIPPPPPPVKENNKEIKFATSLPPSVSPIVHIIKMAKKDAIFIFEAKEITSDKAIELLKKNKDLNIETRSENLKNPIVKIFKKGITVRRIDTGKKVKPTYYIDGKIVSEKEMKTLTPDKIKSINVKKNKDGSGSIYITSKKTITIKEIDTKQKKEPTYYLDGKIISKEEMENFNFENIKNVNVKKNKDGSGSVYITSKKE, from the coding sequence ATGGTACTTTATCTTTTAAAATCTGCTGGTTGTTTAGCTCTTTTGCTTGCTTTCTACCATTTAGTTTTAGAACGTGAAAAGATGCACAAATTCAATCGTTTCTATTTGTTAGGCAGTGTTTTGTTTTCTTTTTTAGTTCCTGCTTTTGTTATTTATATAGAAGCTATTCCTAAAATAATAACATCAACACATTCAATAAGCTATTCTACATTAGAAACACCTGTTGAGAAAAGTATAAACTATACATTAATATTTACTAGTATTTACTTTATAATTTCTAGTGTTTTTACTTTTAGATTTGGTAAAAACTTATTTAAAATAATTAATAAAATTAAAAGGAATCAACATCAAAAACTAGATTATGCGACACTCGTTTTAGTGGATGATAAAATATTACCACATTCTTTTTTGAACTATATTTTTATCAATAAAGAAGAATACATTTCAGATAAAATTGAACCTGAATTAATAACGCACGAATTAACCCACGTTAATCAAAAACATACAATTGATGTATTAATAGTTGAATTTCTATACATCCTTTTTTGGATAAACCCATTATTTATCATTCTTAAAAAAGCAATACAATTAAATCACGAATTTTTAGCCGATAACAAAGTTATTGCTACTTATAAAAACACATCTCAATATCAGCATCTACTGCTAGGTAAAGCTGCTTGGAACAACGAATATTACTTGGCCAGTAATTTGAATTATTCACTTACTAAAAAAAGATTAACAATGATGACAACAAAGAGTTCAAACTCAAAAATATTAATAAAAAAACTCGCTATTATTCCGTTATTAGCTGGTTTTATATTCCTCTTTGCCAAAAGAGTTGAAGCAAAAAATGATAATTCAATATCAATTTCTGATTTAAAAATTAGTGAAATAAATAAAGATACAATTCCTTCTAATGTAGAAATAAAATATGAAAAACTATCAGCTACAAAATCTGAAGTAAGAGAATACAAAAAGCTATTAGCTAAAGGGAAAAAGGCTAAAATATTTAAACAGAAAGATGTACTAAAACTGCAGTATCTGTATAAAGTAATGTCTGAAAAACAAAAAAATTCTGTAGAGAATGTTTTTGATGTAATTCCACCACCTCCACCTCCAGTAAAAGAAAACAATAAGGAAATAAAATTTGCAACATCTCTTCCTCCTTCAGTTTCTCCCATAGTTCACATAATAAAAATGGCAAAAAAAGATGCTATTTTCATTTTTGAAGCTAAAGAAATCACATCAGATAAAGCAATTGAATTACTTAAGAAAAACAAGGATTTAAATATTGAGACAAGAAGTGAAAATTTAAAAAATCCGATTGTTAAAATTTTTAAAAAAGGAATTACTGTTAGAAGAATTGATACAGGAAAAAAAGTGAAACCAACTTATTACATAGATGGCAAGATTGTTTCCGAAAAAGAAATGAAAACATTGACCCCTGACAAGATAAAAAGTATAAATGTTAAAAAAAACAAAGATGGTTCTGGTTCTATTTATATAACAAGTAAAAAAACAATAACTATTAAAGAAATTGATACAAAACAAAAAAAAGAACCAACCTATTACTTAGACGGCAAGATTATATCAAAGGAAGAAATGGAAAATTTTAACTTTGAGAATATAAAAAATGTCAATGTTAAAAAAAATAAAGATGGTTCTGGGTCTGTTTATATAACAAGTAAAAAAGAGTAA
- a CDS encoding BlaI/MecI/CopY family transcriptional regulator codes for MQLSKTEEQLMQYLWKRKKAFLKELLEDFPEPKPATTTVATLLKRISDKGFIDYKLFGKSREYFPIIKKTDYFSKHVNGLIKNFFNDSASQFASFFTKETNLSTEELEELKKVIDSQIKKQQ; via the coding sequence ATGCAATTATCTAAAACTGAAGAACAATTAATGCAATATTTATGGAAACGTAAAAAAGCATTTTTAAAAGAATTATTAGAAGATTTCCCTGAACCAAAACCAGCAACAACAACAGTTGCAACTTTGCTAAAAAGAATTTCTGATAAAGGTTTTATCGATTATAAATTGTTTGGTAAGTCTAGAGAATACTTTCCAATAATAAAGAAAACAGATTATTTTTCGAAACACGTAAATGGTTTAATTAAAAACTTCTTTAATGATTCTGCAAGTCAGTTTGCTTCTTTCTTTACAAAAGAAACAAATCTTTCTACAGAGGAATTAGAAGAATTAAAGAAGGTAATTGATAGTCAAATTAAAAAACAACAATAA
- a CDS encoding peptidylprolyl isomerase, producing the protein MKNNILLIASIVLFTSCATKKFKEKWLEKEAPATFKARFETTQGNFDIEATREWSPKGVDRFYQLIKYGYYDDVALFRVVPDFVAQFGIHNDSLINKSWEKGIQDEPVIQKNDAMTLAFARGGIATRSNQIFINLKDNYRLDKLTYSGVSGFPVIAKVIEGKENVLKFYNGYGDKLGRQQEKINKYGNTFLREKYPKVDYIIKAYLIK; encoded by the coding sequence ATGAAAAATAATATTCTATTAATTGCTAGTATTGTACTATTTACTTCTTGTGCGACTAAAAAATTTAAAGAAAAATGGTTAGAAAAAGAAGCGCCAGCAACTTTTAAAGCTAGGTTTGAAACTACACAAGGAAATTTTGATATTGAAGCAACCAGAGAATGGTCGCCAAAAGGTGTAGATCGATTTTATCAGTTAATAAAATATGGATATTATGATGATGTTGCTCTTTTTAGAGTAGTACCTGATTTTGTTGCTCAATTCGGAATTCACAATGATTCTTTAATTAATAAAAGTTGGGAAAAAGGAATTCAAGACGAACCTGTAATTCAGAAAAATGATGCAATGACACTTGCATTTGCAAGAGGTGGAATAGCAACAAGATCGAATCAGATTTTTATCAATTTAAAAGATAATTATCGTTTAGATAAATTAACTTATTCTGGTGTTTCTGGTTTTCCTGTAATTGCAAAAGTAATTGAAGGGAAAGAAAATGTGTTGAAATTTTACAATGGTTATGGCGATAAATTAGGCAGACAACAAGAAAAAATCAATAAATATGGAAATACTTTTTTAAGAGAGAAATACCCAAAAGTAGATTACATTATAAAAGCATATTTAATTAAATGA